From one Anguilla rostrata isolate EN2019 chromosome 12, ASM1855537v3, whole genome shotgun sequence genomic stretch:
- the sst1.2 gene encoding somatostatin 1.2 — MQPLRVHSALALLGLVLTLCSLSAASQPDLRYRRVLQRARAAAAAMGAQDWSKRAVEDILSQLAPPEGEGMEGQVSTADESEDVRTELQRSVDNPQGRERKAGCKNFYWKGPTSC, encoded by the exons ATGCAGCCCCTGCGAGTCCACAGCGCCCTGGCCCTCCTGGGCCTGGTCCTCACCCTGTGCAGCCTGAGCGCCGCCTCACAGCCCGACCTGCGCTACCGGAGAGTCCTCCAGAGAGccagagccgccgccgccgccatggGCGCACAG gactggagtaaGCGTGCGGTGGAGGACATCCTGTCCCAGCTGGCTCCCCCAGAGGGCGAGGGCATGGAAGGCCAGGTGTCCACAGCGGACGAGAGCGAGGACGTTCGCACGGAGCTCCAGCGCTCCGTTGACAACCCGCAGGGGCGCGAACGCAAGGCCGGCTGCAAGAACTTCTACTGGAAAGGCcccacttcctgctga